The Longimicrobiales bacterium nucleotide sequence AGATTGCTGTCCGGTTCGAAGGGCACGACCAGGGTGACTCGGTCCGCGAGCCTTTCGGCCATGATCTGCGCGGAGTCCCAGAAGCGCTCGCCTGCGCGCAGCGTAATCCTGAGCAGTCTGCCCAAGCCTTCCGAGTCGAGCGGGAGCACCTTGTGCGTGACGTGCACCGCGGCAGCCGCAGCTCCGGGCTTCGAGCCTTCAAGGATGTATTGACCAAGGCGGTGGAGCTGCTCTCTCCGTGGCACTTCGTGCTCTCGATCCCCGAGATCGAAGACGTATGCGGCTTCCTGAGCGATGAAGTCGACGACTTCGCGGTCGCGAGCGATGAATGCCCCGGCCGCATAGGGGATGTAGCCCAGTTTGTGCGGATCCACCGTAATCGAATCCGCTTCGCAGACCGCCTCGAAAGCGTCGTAAACGAGCTGCGAAGGGAAGTAGGAGAACTCGTTCAGGAGTTCTTCACGCGGGGCGAAGTCCCCGTTCGGCTTCCGAAAAACGGACGTCAGGTATCCACCCCAGGCGCCGTCTACATGGATTCCGAAGTCGCGTCGATCAGCGTCCTCGCCGCACGCCGAGGCTCAAAGCCCCAGGACGCCGCGGATCCGAATACCCATAGAACACCCCGTCTTCGAACAGGACGGTTTGCAGGCTCCCCATGCCCCCGCTCGGCTGAACGTTGTGGCCGCGTGCCCGCAGCGACTGGATGGCGTCGGGGCTGAATCCGCTCTCGACCTCGAGTCGATCTGGGTACCACTGGTGATGCAGCCGCGGGGACGCCGCAGCGTCTGCGATATTCATGCCGTGCTCCATCACATTGAGGAGGAGCTGCATGTTGGTCGTGATGATTTTGCTCCCGCCTGGACTCCCCGTCAGTAGATGAGGAACTCCGTCCTCGAGGACGATAATCGGGGTCATCGAGCTGACTGGCCGTCGGCCTGCCACGATCTGGTTGTCCTCGCTGCCCATGAGTCCGAACGCATCAGGGATATCCGGGCGCAGCGTGAAGTTGCCCATGTTGTTGTTCATCAAGAATCCTGCGCCGTCAATCACGACTCCGGAGCCGTAGGAGAACATCAACGTGTAGGTGTTCACGACTGCGTTGCCTTGGTCATCCATGACCGAGTAGTGCGTCGTCTCCGGGCTCTCATAAGGAGTGAGGTCACCGGGCAGGATCTCGTCTGAGGGGCGTGCGCGATCCATGTCGATGCCGTCCGCGAGCGCCTTCGCGTAGGCCTTGCTGGTGAGGGCCTCTACCGGCAGGTCGAGGTGGTCGGGGTCGCCCAGGTACTTCGAGCGATCTGCGTAGGCGAGCTTCATCGCCTCGGCCATGATGTGCATGGCGTCTGAGCTGCCGTACCCCATCTCACGAATGGGGAAGTTCTCCATGATGTTGAGCATCTGGACGATGTGCATGCCGCCCGAACTCGGAGCCGACATCGCCGCGATGTCGAAGCCGCGGTACGTGCCGCGCACGGGCTCGCGCTCGACGACTCGATAATCCGCCAGGTCTTTTGCGGTGATGATGCCGTTGTGCTCCTCCATGTCCGCGACGATCCGCTCGGCGATGGAGCCGCGATAGAAGGCATCGGCGCCGCCTGCCTGGAGCTGCTCGAATGTCCAGGCGAGGTCGGGCTGGCGGAGCGTCTCGCCTGACCGGTAGTCGGAGCCGTCGGGCTTGTAGAATGCTGCCGCTGTGGCCGGGTTGTTGGTCAGGCGCGCTTTACTCTGACTGAGGTTCATCGCCAGGTCGTCGGTCACCTCAATGCCGTCACGTGCGAGCCGTAGTGCCGGCTCGATAACCTCGGCCCAGGTCATGGTGCCGTACTCGCGCAGGATGTGATCGAAGCCCGCGATGGTCCCGGGGACACCCGACGACTTGTGGGTGAAGCGGTACTCGGCGTTGTCCACCTCACCGTCTTCGCTGAAGTACATGTTGGAGTGGGCGAGGGCCGGTGCGACCTCGCGGAAGTCGATGGCGACGGTCCGGTCCTTATCTGCGAGGTGCACGACCATGAAGCCGCCGCCTCCCAGGTTGCCTGCGCGCGGGAGTGTTACCGCCAGTGCGAGCCCGACGCCGACCGCTGCATCGATGGCATTGCCGCCTCGCTCGAGGATCTCGACCCCGACCCGTGTGGATACAGCGTTTTGGCTGGAGACCATGCCGTCCCGACCCACCACCGGGTGGTGAATGGCATTGTAGGTGATGATCGGAGCCGACGGCTCGGCCGTGGCGACCTGGCCGAACGTCGATGACGGCCATGCCACAAGCAGAAAGGCGACGTTACTGATGAGGCGGTAGGTAGCCCGGGATCCCATCGAATCTCCATGTTCCAGCAGGTATTTGGTTGCGTACCGCAAGGTGCGTGGGCGCCGACGGCTGGGCCAGGCTAGGGCCGCAGTTGCCGACACCGGTAGCAACCGCCGAGCATCACAGATGCACAGACAGGACATGAAGCTCTCGAGGCTCGATGCGGGGATCTTCCTGATCAGCTTCGCTTTCCTGCTCCGCAGATGCTACCGCACCGACAGCCGGATCGGCTCTAGGTGCCGCGGGATGATCACTCGGGCATCTGGAGCGGCCGCGCGAATTTCGTCGGCGAAGGACGACACCCATTCCTCGCGATATGCCGTCGCGGCACCGTACGGCACGCGGAAGTTGTCAGCATGGGTTGGGATCACCACGCTAGGGTAACCGAGTGCCGCCATGAGCTTGGGCGTGTACTGGTAGATCTCCAGATGGGACGGCGCTGCCCCCACTAGTGCGATGTCCGGGCGGAGCCCTTCAACCTCTCGTTCGATGTAGTTCATCGAGCCCATCGTCATGACCTCGTGGCCACCGATCCGGATGAGGAACATCAGTGAGCCGCCTTCAACGAGCTGGTTGATGCGGAGCGGCCGTGTGGCTCCTCGCTCGACGACTGCTGACTGGTAGTAGCGCTTGTCATTGAGGGGGCTGTGCAGACTCGGGATCGCACGGATCGAGACATCGCCGAAGTCGTAGTCTTCGCCGCCGCGGACGGTGATGAGTTGCTGGGCCGGTATGCCGTAGGCCCGCATGATGTTGATCGTGCTCTCGTGGCCGATCACCACCGCGCCCGTCTTGAGTGCGAGGTAGGGCACGTCCATGACGTGGTCCGGATGGGAGTGCTGAACCAGGATGTAGTCGGCGCGCTCGATGATCTCGTCTATGGCCGCGACGTCACTGAAGAGTGTGTCGTTGCGGCTATAGATGGGCCGGGTGTCACCCGGGTCGGCGCTCGGCTGGCCGCTGTAGTTGGCGCGGGTCAGATAGGGATCGACGAGAACTACGACTGGGTCTGCCGAGCCTTCGCGCGGAGCTGAGATTTCCCAGCCAGCCGCACCCAGGTACCGCATGGTGAGGGTGTCGCCGGATTCAACGTTCTCGGTTTGCCCCGCTTCGGAGGGCTGGCTGGGCGCACACGCGGCCAGTGCAGTTGCGAGTGTGAATACGCATACCGATAGGGTGGTCCTGGGTCGCATTGATGCTCTCTGCGTGTTTGCCCGATGCATGATGGCCATGTCGGGCGTAATCTGGGCGGATACGCGATCGCCTCATCCGCTGAACGAAGGAGGCAAGATCCTATGTCCCTCACCAGCGCGCTAGCGAGGACTCGTCGCCGAGCCCATTGTCGCCGGACATCGGGCTTCGCCGTGGCCCGCCCATCTCTTCCTGTAGAGCATCGATCCCATGCGCCAACGATTGGTCTGGTCCTTACGATTGCTGCCAGTGCTTTTGATTGCCGCTAGCTCTTGTGCCCAAGAGGCCGAGCTTCAACCGAAGAACGATGATGCGCTGTTAGGAGCTCTCGGTGAAGGCATCGACATGGGCCTTCCGGGAATCTCCGCGGCCATCGGGGTAGGGGACGAAGTTGTGTGGACAGGCACTGCGGGCTTCAGCGATGTGCTGGGTGGGGTGCCGGTCACGCCGAGCGACCGCTTTGGCGTTGGGAGCATTACAAAGACGATGGTCGCCAGGGTGATCCTCCAGTTGGTGGACGAAGGCCTCGTCGACTTGGGCCGGACCCCAGCGGATTACTTGGACCTGCCTCTCATCGACAGGACCCCGAACGCGGGTTTGGCGACGCTCCGTAATCTTTTGAACCACCAGAGCGGGATCCCCACCTGGGAATTCCAGGAAGACTGGATTCGGAAGGGCAGGGGTGACGAGATGGAACTCGGGTACGTCTGGGGGAAGACCGAGACGCTGGAGTACTCGACGGATGACCTCTTGCCGCCGACCAATGCACCCGGTGAGCGCTACTCGTACTCGAATACGAACTACACGATTCTCGGGCTCATCATCGAAGCCGTGACCGGGAACGATGCGTCTGCGGAGATCCGGACACGGGTCCTCGAACCGTTGGGGATGGAGAACACCTTCCTGGAGTCTTTCGAGGAGATCCCGGGCGGGTATGTGAACCACTACCACTACGCGACTGAGACCTTCCAAGAAGTGGCTGGCGTGCATGCGGGCTTTCCTGAGATTCGACCTGAAATCGTCGAGTCGACGGCGGGCAATCTATCTCCGGAATGGACCGCAGGGGGCATCGTCTCCTCCGCGAGCGACCTTGTGCGCTGGGCGCGGGCCATTCGCGACGGGGAACTCGTGAGTCCTCAGATGAACGAAGAGGTGTTCACCTACTATCCACCTGAAGACGAAGCCGGACGGCGGTCTCGCTACCTGCAAGGGATCTCGTGGAGCCCGGGCTTTTATGAAGACTTCGCAGCCTTCGGCCACTCGGGGGGGACGTTGGGCTTCACGGCCTACATGTATTGGGTGGAAGACACCGACATTATTCTGGTGATGCTGACGAACGTGGGTGGCATGCATTCGGCGATGTCGCCGAACCCGGTGGGTGAATTCTTCCGGCGGACGTGGCTGCCGGCGGTCATGGTGTATTTGGACAACGTCACGCCGTAGTCTCCTATGTGCTTTGCGGCTCTTGAGTTTAGATGGGTTGGATTGGGGTCGGCGGGAACTCGGCCGAGTCACCAGGAGGCCCCCGATGGAAGGTTCGATCAAAGGAAGTTGGCCCGGCGGCCCTAGGCGCGAAGGCGAGCCAGGGTGATCGCCCGCGACATGGACGCCGCTGGGGGGCCTACTGGAGTTCCGTGTCCGCCGATGGGTTGATCGGGTCCGCGAGAGAAAGCAAGTGGTCCGCTCCAGTCCTCTCACAGATTGTGCCGAACGCCTCTACTACGGCCGGGTCGAACTGGCGGCCGGCGCAGCGTTTGATTTCTCTGACCGCCTCACTTGGAGAGAACGCTTCCTTGTAGGGCCTCGCATGCGAAAGCACGTCGAACACGTCCGCCACCGAGACGAGGCGCGCTTCGATTGGGATGTTCTCTCCAGACAGAGCATGCGGGTAGCCCGCGCCATCCCAACGTTCATGATGCGCCACCGCGATATTGCTCGCGACCGTCAGGACCTCGTGTCGACTCCCTCCCAGGATTTGCTCCCCGATCAAGGTGTGTCGCTTGATCGTGTTGAATTCTTCGTCGGAGAGGTCACCTGGTTTCATCAGGATCGCGTCCGGCACCCCGATCTTTCCGATGTCGTGGAGAGGGCCTGTTCGCCGGATGAGGTCGATATCTTTGGGTTTCATCCCCATTTCCGCCGCGATGCGCGAGGCCATAAGGCCCACCCGGAGCGCATGACGGCCGGTGATGTCATCCCGGTATTCTGCGGCGCGAGCCAGGCGGTGGAGCAATTCGGTTCTCGTGTCCGCCAGGTCTGCGATTCGGTCACGCACGAGGTGTTCGAGCTTTTCACCTCGACCGCTGAGTTGGCGGGTGAGCCTGCGAGTCGCTAGGAGGTTGCGCACCCGTGCCCTGGCTTCCACAACGTCGAACGGCTTCGCCAAGAAATCCATCGCTCCCGCCGCAAGGGCCGCCCGCCGTCTGTCTACGTCCGAGCTTCCAGTCAGCACGAGGATCGGGAAGTACTCTCTCGGCTTGAGCACCTCACGGAGTCGTTCCAGTACTTGGAATCCGTCCATGTGCGGCATGTCGATATCGAGGATCATGAGGTCTACCGCCTGCTCCCGAAGCACTTGGAAGACCTTCCTCGGGTCGGTCAAGCCGATCGGAGCCGCATAGCCGGCTTTCTTAAAGAGACGGACGAGAGCTCGCACGACTAGCGGGTCGTCGTCCAGAACGAGGATGCGAGCGTCCAGGACGTCACCAGAGTCCCATCGTTCGGATTCGTGTTCCGAAGCACCCTCCACTTCGATGGCCGACTGAGGCACATTCAGCCCCTCGTTCGGATCGGGTTGCAAGAGACCCTCCACCGCTTTGATCAGTTCATCCACCTCCATCGGTTTGGTCAGGAAGGCGCTCCGTGCCCCGGGAGTCCCACCCCAATAAACCTCCTCCTGGGCGTATCCCGATATGTAGAGCACCGGCAAGCCAGGGATTACTCGAGTCGCGAGGTCGACGAGGGTGAACCCGCTCATCTCAGGCATCACGATATCCGTCACGATCAAGTCCAGACTTGTGCCGCCAGTGATGATCTTAACCGCTTGTTTTGGGGACTCAGCGCTCAGTACAGAGCACCCCGCTCTCGTGAGTATGCGGCTCGTGGCACGTAGCGTCGCAGCATCGTCGTCTACCAGTAGAACTGTCACATCCGAAAGCGCCTTCGGCTGGACCTGCGGCAGCTCTTCTGCCGGGGCCAACTGCGCAACCGATCGGTTGCCTGCGCACACCTGATTCCGACCCCCTTCCTTGGCCACGTAGAGTTCCCGATCCGCCGCCGCGACCAATACGTCTGGCGAACCCATGCCTTCCTCGACCACGGCGACGCCCGCGCTCAGGGTGACGTCCCCCCATCCGAAGTGCAGTTCGGCGAATAGCTCGCGGACCTCATCCGCGAAAGCCACCGCCCGATCCAGTGGACAGTCGGGCAGGAGCGATATGAATTCCTCCCCGCCGAATCGAGCTGAGAGGTCCGTGGAGCGCGTGCGTTTTGACAGGATCCCAGCGAACGCTTGGAGTACACGATCACCCTCGGCATGCCCATGCACGTCGTTGACATGCTTGAAGTGATCGAGGTCGAAGATCACGACCGCAAGTCCACGCCCACGTAGCGTCGCGCCCCAATTCGCGTTCAAGATCAGCGACGCGTGTCGTCGATTGGGGAGTCCGGTCAGTTGGTCGGTGAAGGCAGCCTCCTCGGCATCCTCCCGAGCACGCAGGAGAAGCTCCCCCATCGTGCCGGCACCCAGCGTGACCGTAAGCAGGCCAGCAACGACTCCGAAGACTAATGCTCCGCTGGGGGCAGGCAGGTCCAGCAAACTGAGCTCGACCTCTACAAGCGCTAGCGTGGCCATGCCGCCGGCGAGTGCCACGGACGCTCCGTGCCACCCCTTGTAGTAGGCGAGGAGAAAGGCTGGGAGAATGGGGGGTAGCCAGACCAACAGAGCCCCTTCCGACTCGATCCAGTCGGGAGCGAGCAGGATCGCGCCTATCGGAATAAGTAGGACGCCGACGGCGAGCAGGAGCGCTCGCCCAGGTACGGTCCGAATCTTTGTACTGGATGTGGAGCCTATTATTGGCGCACCGCTCACTTAGCCAGTTCCGATAGCCGAACGCTCAGGCAAGAGGAGGCCCTTCACCCGCGCGCGGCCCACCCGCCCCACTGATTCCACCTGTGTTTCGTCATCGTCGACAACGACGACTCGCAAGTCTTCAGGGGTGACGCTCCGGAGAAGATGAGTTGCGAGATCCTGGATCCTGGGCGGCCAGAGGCATTTTCCTCTTCAGTTTGCGACACGAATCTCACGAGGCACGATACCGAAGGATTTCGGCGGTCGCCAGTTGCCGACCGTTGCTCCTCCCGTTTCGGGGCGGATGAATCGCTATGTGTGGTTATCCTGCCCCAAGCTCGGCGACGGATCGTGGGACACTCCAAAGAGCTTGAGGCTCGCCTGCATTGTCGGACCCATGAGCACGGCGAAGATCACCGTCCCTAGCCCGATCGAGCCACCTAGAAAGAACGCGATCACCAGCACCGTGGCCTCGATGCTGTTACGCGTGACCCGGAGGCTCCGTTTCACCTTTTGAGCCAGCCCCATCGCGAGGCCGTCGCGAGGCCCCGCGCCCATGCGCGCGCCGATGTAGGTCGCGGTCGCGAGGCCCATCACCAGGACTCCACTGACAAACTGTACGCTTCCCCATAGGTAGCCGGATTGCGTCGGGAACCAAGTGACCTCTCGAAGCAGGTCTACCCATGGGCCGATTACGAGCATGTTTAAGACGGTCGCGACTCCGGGCTTCACTGACAGGACGAATGCGCTGAAGAGGATCAGCAGGAGGCCGACACCTTGGGCTATCCTCCCGAAGCTCAGCCCTGACTTCTCGCTCAGCGCGTCGTGCAGCGACGACCATGGATCGAGTCCGATATTCGCCTCGAGCATCAGGGATACGGCGAGTCCGAACAGGAACAGGCCAAGCTGGAGACGGGCCATGTGGCTCCAGAACATCCAAGAGCGGTAGTGGTCCCAGCGCGAGGTGCCGGGCAGCCGACCTTCGTCCTTCTTCACAGATAGATTCCCTTCGTCGCTGGATCGCCATTGGTGGCCCCAAGATGGCATGGTGGCGCAAGCAGGGTGGGACCCTTCATGCGGCAGCCCAACATCGTCTGGCCAGCGCCCTCCCGACACCCCGAACTGCATCCGTTGCCTCACCTCCCGCGTCCTCCCACCTCGGGCTCATCAGGAGATTTCCGCTGTGCGTACTTCTGTGATCCGTGTCGTCCTGGCCATAGGCCTCGTTGTGGATCCAACGAGTCTTCGATGGCTCTGCTCAAGCGCTACATGATGACCGGAGGGGTGTTGCTGGCCGCCGAAGCGGCGTGGTGGGGGCTCTTTGCCGGTGGCATCTTCCAACGTGAGACCTGGCTTCCGGGAGCGATGCGGTACCTCGGGAGGTAGATGCCGGTAAGGTCAGCATTCACTCCATCGCTCCAAATATGCGTCCACGGACACCTTCCGCCGCGTCGACTTTGACGTCATCGACCGGACCTTTCCGAAGATGGGTCGCTCTGGCCATCCGCGGTCGAATCGTCCCATGGTCCAGAAGATGCCGCTGTAAGAGTTAGGGTCGCGTCCGTCGATGGCGTATCGATTGTTGAGTTCGACCATGACGTCGAGTGCTTCGCGTGGGTGCTCAGTCCACTCCAGGATCTTCTTTCCCCACAGCATGCGCAGGTAGTTGTGGATGCGGCCGGCCTGGACGAGTTGTCTTTGGGCGGCGTTCCACAGCTCGTCGTGCGTCTCTGCGTTGGTGAACTGCTCCAGCGAGTAGGTGTGGTCCCGTGGGTCCGACACGTGATCCTCCAGCGTGCCCCGCGCCCACTCCGGGAGCGTTTCGTAGCGCGCGTAGTCGGGCGCATGAGTGCAGTACCCATAGCCGAGCTCGCGCCACGTGATTAGTTGGTCCAGGAAGGCTTCGGCCGACTCGCTCATGCCCCACCAGCCCTTGCGGCGACCGTCCGCCTTTTCGGATAGCCGAAGCGGTGTCCAGCCCTCGGCTTGCGTGACCGTGCTGAAGATTTCGTGCGCTGAGATGTGTCCGTAATGTAGCCAGGTCGACAGCCCGCTTGGGGCGTCGAGGTCGGGATGGTTTCGCTCGTCCACATAGCGTGGGAGCCGGCCACGTACGAAGTCCAGCATCTCGGACCGCGCAGCTGTCGCTCCACCTTTCCACTCGGTGACCCCGACGGAGTGATCGATGGGAAGGGTGTCGACGAAGCCTCTCGAGGCGAGGTCCGTCTCCCTCGTGGGATCCCATCGCACCGTGACGGAGTCGGGGAGCGCATCGAGCCTCGGAATCTGCAGTCCACTCAAGCTGTCTGCAGCCGGCATGTCTCCGAGGTGTGTAGGCAGCTCTGTGTGGAGAAAGCGGCGGAAGTGGTAGGCGGCTGTGAAAACGCGGTCGGTAGCCCGCAGTGGCAGGAGACCACAACTGTCCACGGCCTCCACGCGCACACCCTTGAGCCGTGCCGCAGCTTCGAGCAGTCGAGGTGTCCCGAATACCGGGGAGTCGTCTGTGATGACGGCGCAGGCGGAGTCTGCCAGAGTCGAGAGGAGACCGGAACCCGCTCCCGGCTTCGACTCGACGTAGGGGAAGTAGCAGACGGCCTTGGACGCGAGGACTCGCTCGTGCTCGAGCATGCCGTCGAGGATCGCCTGGTGGTGTCGATCGGATGCCCACCGGTACCCCGCGGAAATGGCCTCGAAGATCACGAGCGGCTTCTGCAGCGTCTCGGCGAGCTGTGCGGCATGGTCTAGGGCGTAGTTCCGTTCCAGGCGTCGGGTGGCCGTCATCCAATACAGGACGTATTGGCCATCCGCGCGCGTTGGCGCCGCGGTCAGCGCTCGCACCCTAATGGGTGGGACCGGACTCACGACGACCCCCCGAGGGGGCTGAGGGCGTCTTTTGCGATCGCGCTCACCAGGTCACTGAAGATCCGGGCATGAAACGGATAGATGCCGTACCAATACAGCCACCCGAAAAATCCCGTCGGCGCAAAGAATGCGGTTTGCACCAGGCGCGTCTGGTTCCCTTCTGGAATCGCTTCGAACTGGAGCCATGCCTGGCCTGGGACCTTCATTTCGGCTCGCAGTCGCAGCAGTGACGTGGGCTGATATTCCTCGACGCGCCAGAAATCCAGGGCCTCCCCCGGGTAGAGCACGAGGGGGTCACGGCGGCCGCGCCGGAGTCCAGGGCCGCCAATCATCTGGTCGATGATCCCTCTAGCCGTCCAAGCCCAGTTCCAGACCCGCCAGCCCCGCGCGCCACCCAGGCTGGAGAATGCCGTGAAGACGTCGGCGGCTGGGGCGTCCACGAGCTTGGTCCTGACCTCTGTGACGACGCCTTCCTTGTCTTCCAGGAGAACACCCGGGTGGTTCGGTCCGCCGGAGACGCTCCAGCGAGTTGCGACCTTGCCGGTCCGCGTCCGCTCGAGCGCACGTGACACAGCCTCCCGGTATGGGATGGGGACGATGTCCGGGAACAGCTCCCGAGCCCGGCGCGTGTCCGCTACTCCGGGCTGAACCACGCCCTGAATCAGCGGGACAGCGAGACAGTTGGGAATCGGGGTGACGAGACCGACCCAGAGCGCTGCCAGGGAAGGAGCGAGCACGGGGACCGGGATTATGATGCGAGGCAAGCCCCGGACCGCAGCGTACCGCTCCATCATCTCCTTGAACGTGAGGCGGTCCGACCCGATGTCTGTGATGCCGATGGAGTCCACGCGCCCGACTGCCGCCACCAGATAGGCGAGCGCGTCGCGAATGCCGATCGGCTGCACCTCATTCAGGATCCACTTCGGCGCGACCATCACAGGGAGCCGTTCCGTCAGGTAGCGCACCATGTCGAACGATGCTGAGCCGTCCCCGATGATGGGGCCCGCTCGGAATTCTGTAACGGGTAGCCCTGCGTGGAGAATCGACACGATCTCGGCGCGGCTCTGCACATGCTCGGCGGTCGTGCCTCCCATGTCGTTCCCGGGAAGAAGTCCACCTAAGTAGATGACCTGGTCGACACCTTGAGCTGCCGCGACGAAGTTCTCGGCAGCCCGGCGATCTTGCGCGGCAAAGTCATCGCCCGAGCACATGGAGTGTACGAGGTAGTAGGCGACCGACACTCCGTCCAAAGCGTGCCGGACAGACATGAGGTCCATCAGATCGGCTTGTACGATTTCGACCTGAGCTGCCCAGGTGCGAGCCCGCGCGCACTTCGCGTCCCGGGCCATGACCCGAACCTTGTGTCCTGCTTCCAGCAAATCCTCGACGAGCCGGCCGCCTACGTATCCCGTGGCACCCGTCACCAGAATGAGCCCGGGCGGCGGGGGCGTGGCTTCCGTTACTGGACTGGGCTGCTCCATCGTCGATCGTTTGTAGAAGGAATGTGTGCCTACAGGGTTGTAGGATGGCACATTGTTGTGATTTGTCCAACTATTGTTAGACTATTGTATCACAAGTTTTGTGCTTCCCCAATCTCACACAGAGTCTTCGATGGCTGACACGGCGTTCTCGCCTCCTCGGGAGGACACCAGGGCAGGCGAGAGCGGGCGCGGGGCGGAAGGAGACCTCGTCCGCCAAATCGCCGGTGTGTTGACGTTCGCTTTCGTGATGTGGCTCAACGGACTCGCGGGGGCGGGAACGCTC carries:
- a CDS encoding DUF2867 domain-containing protein is translated as MEQPSPVTEATPPPPGLILVTGATGYVGGRLVEDLLEAGHKVRVMARDAKCARARTWAAQVEIVQADLMDLMSVRHALDGVSVAYYLVHSMCSGDDFAAQDRRAAENFVAAAQGVDQVIYLGGLLPGNDMGGTTAEHVQSRAEIVSILHAGLPVTEFRAGPIIGDGSASFDMVRYLTERLPVMVAPKWILNEVQPIGIRDALAYLVAAVGRVDSIGITDIGSDRLTFKEMMERYAAVRGLPRIIIPVPVLAPSLAALWVGLVTPIPNCLAVPLIQGVVQPGVADTRRARELFPDIVPIPYREAVSRALERTRTGKVATRWSVSGGPNHPGVLLEDKEGVVTEVRTKLVDAPAADVFTAFSSLGGARGWRVWNWAWTARGIIDQMIGGPGLRRGRRDPLVLYPGEALDFWRVEEYQPTSLLRLRAEMKVPGQAWLQFEAIPEGNQTRLVQTAFFAPTGFFGWLYWYGIYPFHARIFSDLVSAIAKDALSPLGGSS
- a CDS encoding MBL fold metallo-hydrolase, which gives rise to MRPRTTLSVCVFTLATALAACAPSQPSEAGQTENVESGDTLTMRYLGAAGWEISAPREGSADPVVVLVDPYLTRANYSGQPSADPGDTRPIYSRNDTLFSDVAAIDEIIERADYILVQHSHPDHVMDVPYLALKTGAVVIGHESTINIMRAYGIPAQQLITVRGGEDYDFGDVSIRAIPSLHSPLNDKRYYQSAVVERGATRPLRINQLVEGGSLMFLIRIGGHEVMTMGSMNYIEREVEGLRPDIALVGAAPSHLEIYQYTPKLMAALGYPSVVIPTHADNFRVPYGAATAYREEWVSSFADEIRAAAPDARVIIPRHLEPIRLSVR
- a CDS encoding serine hydrolase; this encodes MRQRLVWSLRLLPVLLIAASSCAQEAELQPKNDDALLGALGEGIDMGLPGISAAIGVGDEVVWTGTAGFSDVLGGVPVTPSDRFGVGSITKTMVARVILQLVDEGLVDLGRTPADYLDLPLIDRTPNAGLATLRNLLNHQSGIPTWEFQEDWIRKGRGDEMELGYVWGKTETLEYSTDDLLPPTNAPGERYSYSNTNYTILGLIIEAVTGNDASAEIRTRVLEPLGMENTFLESFEEIPGGYVNHYHYATETFQEVAGVHAGFPEIRPEIVESTAGNLSPEWTAGGIVSSASDLVRWARAIRDGELVSPQMNEEVFTYYPPEDEAGRRSRYLQGISWSPGFYEDFAAFGHSGGTLGFTAYMYWVEDTDIILVMLTNVGGMHSAMSPNPVGEFFRRTWLPAVMVYLDNVTP
- a CDS encoding response regulator, whose protein sequence is MSGAPIIGSTSSTKIRTVPGRALLLAVGVLLIPIGAILLAPDWIESEGALLVWLPPILPAFLLAYYKGWHGASVALAGGMATLALVEVELSLLDLPAPSGALVFGVVAGLLTVTLGAGTMGELLLRAREDAEEAAFTDQLTGLPNRRHASLILNANWGATLRGRGLAVVIFDLDHFKHVNDVHGHAEGDRVLQAFAGILSKRTRSTDLSARFGGEEFISLLPDCPLDRAVAFADEVRELFAELHFGWGDVTLSAGVAVVEEGMGSPDVLVAAADRELYVAKEGGRNQVCAGNRSVAQLAPAEELPQVQPKALSDVTVLLVDDDAATLRATSRILTRAGCSVLSAESPKQAVKIITGGTSLDLIVTDIVMPEMSGFTLVDLATRVIPGLPVLYISGYAQEEVYWGGTPGARSAFLTKPMEVDELIKAVEGLLQPDPNEGLNVPQSAIEVEGASEHESERWDSGDVLDARILVLDDDPLVVRALVRLFKKAGYAAPIGLTDPRKVFQVLREQAVDLMILDIDMPHMDGFQVLERLREVLKPREYFPILVLTGSSDVDRRRAALAAGAMDFLAKPFDVVEARARVRNLLATRRLTRQLSGRGEKLEHLVRDRIADLADTRTELLHRLARAAEYRDDITGRHALRVGLMASRIAAEMGMKPKDIDLIRRTGPLHDIGKIGVPDAILMKPGDLSDEEFNTIKRHTLIGEQILGGSRHEVLTVASNIAVAHHERWDGAGYPHALSGENIPIEARLVSVADVFDVLSHARPYKEAFSPSEAVREIKRCAGRQFDPAVVEAFGTICERTGADHLLSLADPINPSADTELQ
- the ggt gene encoding gamma-glutamyltransferase, which translates into the protein MGSRATYRLISNVAFLLVAWPSSTFGQVATAEPSAPIITYNAIHHPVVGRDGMVSSQNAVSTRVGVEILERGGNAIDAAVGVGLALAVTLPRAGNLGGGGFMVVHLADKDRTVAIDFREVAPALAHSNMYFSEDGEVDNAEYRFTHKSSGVPGTIAGFDHILREYGTMTWAEVIEPALRLARDGIEVTDDLAMNLSQSKARLTNNPATAAAFYKPDGSDYRSGETLRQPDLAWTFEQLQAGGADAFYRGSIAERIVADMEEHNGIITAKDLADYRVVEREPVRGTYRGFDIAAMSAPSSGGMHIVQMLNIMENFPIREMGYGSSDAMHIMAEAMKLAYADRSKYLGDPDHLDLPVEALTSKAYAKALADGIDMDRARPSDEILPGDLTPYESPETTHYSVMDDQGNAVVNTYTLMFSYGSGVVIDGAGFLMNNNMGNFTLRPDIPDAFGLMGSEDNQIVAGRRPVSSMTPIIVLEDGVPHLLTGSPGGSKIITTNMQLLLNVMEHGMNIADAAASPRLHHQWYPDRLEVESGFSPDAIQSLRARGHNVQPSGGMGSLQTVLFEDGVFYGYSDPRRPGALSLGVRRGR